The following are from one region of the Kineosporia sp. NBRC 101731 genome:
- a CDS encoding ABC transporter permease, with the protein MKRIPWWQPSIVFGLVVAFWYAIAAWYDKSKELAFVVPYPHLVLQEAVTDGQFRQQLLENLFQTIVVTATGLLIATVIGMGWAVLMSQARWLEHSLYPYAVILQTIPILAIVPLIGTIFGYEFTSRVIVTVMIALFPMVSNTLFGLASVDRAQRELFRLNGAGRFTTLTKLQLPAALPAIFVGLRTAAGLAVIGAIVGDQFFQRGTPGLGVLIQVSNSRLNGPGTFAAIITASLLGVVVFLLFGLLGRLVTGKWADQS; encoded by the coding sequence ATGAAGCGCATTCCCTGGTGGCAGCCGAGCATCGTGTTCGGTCTGGTCGTCGCCTTCTGGTACGCGATCGCCGCGTGGTACGACAAGAGCAAGGAACTGGCGTTCGTCGTGCCCTACCCGCACCTGGTGCTCCAGGAGGCGGTGACCGACGGCCAGTTCCGGCAGCAGCTGCTCGAGAACCTGTTCCAGACCATCGTCGTCACCGCGACCGGCCTGCTCATCGCCACGGTGATCGGGATGGGCTGGGCGGTGCTGATGTCGCAGGCCCGGTGGCTGGAGCACTCGCTGTACCCGTACGCGGTGATCCTGCAGACCATCCCGATCCTGGCGATCGTCCCCCTGATCGGCACCATCTTCGGCTACGAGTTCACCTCCCGGGTGATCGTGACGGTGATGATCGCGCTGTTCCCGATGGTCTCCAACACCCTGTTCGGCCTGGCCTCGGTGGACCGCGCGCAGCGGGAACTGTTCCGGCTCAACGGTGCCGGCCGGTTCACCACCCTGACCAAGCTCCAGCTGCCGGCGGCGCTGCCGGCGATCTTCGTCGGGCTGCGCACCGCGGCCGGGCTGGCGGTCATCGGCGCGATCGTCGGTGACCAGTTCTTCCAGCGCGGCACCCCCGGCCTGGGCGTGCTGATCCAGGTGTCCAACTCGCGCCTCAACGGCCCGGGCACGTTCGCGGCCATCATCACCGCCTCGCTGCTGGGTGTCGTCGTCTTCCTGCTCTTCGGTCTGCTGGGCCGGCTGGTGACCGGCAAGTGGGCCGACCAGTCCTGA
- a CDS encoding SigE family RNA polymerase sigma factor: MKTGYDDEFRAFVRERRAGLLGTATLLTAGDHHLAEDLTQTALTALYVKWPAFRLAQHKNSYARRCLVNAFIDEKRRPWQRRERVTDEIPEHLVLSTLMPIDQGEPNQRTEALYTGLRALPVRMRAVLVLRYFQELSVEETAEAMNCSTGTVKSQSKRAIDKLRERMSPQFAVQGSHGAHDA, translated from the coding sequence ATGAAGACGGGCTATGACGACGAATTCCGGGCCTTCGTCCGGGAACGGCGCGCCGGTCTCCTGGGCACGGCGACCCTCCTGACGGCCGGTGACCACCACCTGGCCGAGGACCTGACCCAGACCGCGTTGACCGCGTTGTACGTGAAGTGGCCGGCCTTCCGCCTGGCCCAGCACAAGAACTCCTATGCCCGGCGCTGTCTCGTGAACGCCTTCATCGACGAGAAGCGACGTCCCTGGCAGCGCCGCGAGCGGGTCACCGACGAGATCCCCGAGCATCTGGTGCTCAGCACCCTGATGCCGATCGACCAGGGCGAGCCGAACCAGCGGACCGAGGCCCTCTACACGGGCCTTCGGGCTCTTCCGGTGCGGATGCGAGCCGTTCTCGTGCTGCGGTACTTCCAGGAACTGAGCGTGGAAGAGACGGCGGAGGCGATGAACTGCTCGACCGGAACAGTGAAAAGTCAATCGAAACGGGCGATCGACAAGCTACGCGAACGGATGTCACCCCAATTCGCCGTCCAGGGATCCCACGGAGCTCACGATGCATGA
- a CDS encoding XRE family transcriptional regulator: MTVSHPADTSDPVRALGRRIRQVRRTRGLTLIQLADAAGLTHGFLSKLERGLASPSMASLDRITVALGTSQVELLAGQGNVQVSAVHRAGEGTAGSYGLGRARLLTTGNRRLQPMLYEGDNTDPGEFYQHAEDEFIHVTDGKVLVDLGPDGIEPLGPGDSLYLSGGTPHRWSTGGPEVYRLFIVKENPGAR, translated from the coding sequence ATCACCGTCAGTCATCCGGCAGACACTAGCGATCCGGTCCGGGCCCTGGGGAGGAGGATCCGCCAGGTCCGGCGCACCCGCGGTCTGACCCTGATCCAGCTGGCCGACGCGGCCGGGCTGACCCACGGGTTCCTGAGCAAGCTGGAACGGGGACTGGCCAGCCCGAGCATGGCCTCGCTCGACCGGATCACCGTGGCGCTGGGCACCAGCCAGGTGGAACTGCTGGCCGGGCAGGGAAATGTACAGGTCAGCGCCGTCCACCGGGCCGGCGAAGGCACCGCCGGCTCCTACGGCCTGGGCCGGGCCCGCCTGCTGACCACCGGTAACCGGCGCCTGCAGCCGATGCTGTACGAGGGCGACAACACCGACCCGGGCGAGTTCTACCAGCACGCCGAGGACGAGTTCATCCACGTCACGGACGGGAAGGTCCTCGTCGACCTGGGCCCCGACGGGATCGAGCCGCTGGGCCCCGGTGACTCGCTGTACCTGAGCGGCGGAACACCGCACCGCTGGAGCACGGGCGGGCCCGAGGTCTACCGGCTGTTCATCGTGAAGGAGAACCCGGGCGCCCGCTGA
- a CDS encoding IclR family transcriptional regulator C-terminal domain-containing protein gives MPREGTGPDFVEALARGLEVITAFRPGTSVMTLADIAAATGLARPTARRLLLTLEELGYVRGADRGYRLTPRVLQLGVAYVQSMGLWEVARPHLEKLVEGTGESCSIAQLDGSDIVYVARVAVPRIVSLAVQIGTRFPALPTSLGKVQLAALTPGELERVLAEPSRSGLVARWQPGPAERDAVLRDVRARGWAMTDEELALGIRSVAAPLRDGSGRVIAGLNVNAHAAETSVEQLIEHHLPLLLHAAGEISADFARRDELPLATVSRS, from the coding sequence ATGCCCCGTGAGGGAACCGGCCCGGACTTCGTCGAGGCCCTGGCGCGCGGCCTCGAGGTGATCACCGCGTTCCGGCCCGGGACGTCGGTGATGACGCTCGCGGACATCGCGGCGGCCACCGGTCTGGCCCGCCCGACCGCCCGGCGGCTGCTGCTGACCCTGGAGGAACTGGGCTACGTGCGGGGTGCTGACCGCGGATACCGCCTGACCCCGCGGGTCCTGCAGCTGGGCGTGGCCTACGTGCAGTCGATGGGTCTGTGGGAGGTCGCCCGGCCGCACCTGGAGAAGCTGGTCGAGGGCACCGGCGAGTCCTGCTCCATCGCCCAGCTGGACGGGTCCGACATCGTCTACGTCGCCCGGGTGGCCGTGCCCAGGATCGTCTCGCTGGCCGTCCAGATCGGCACCCGTTTCCCGGCCCTGCCGACGTCCCTGGGCAAGGTGCAGCTGGCCGCGCTCACGCCCGGCGAACTGGAACGGGTCCTCGCCGAACCCAGCCGCTCCGGTCTCGTCGCGCGCTGGCAGCCCGGACCGGCCGAACGGGACGCGGTCCTGCGGGACGTGCGGGCCCGGGGATGGGCCATGACCGACGAGGAACTCGCCCTCGGCATTCGTTCGGTCGCCGCGCCGTTGCGCGACGGGTCCGGCCGGGTGATCGCCGGCCTCAACGTCAACGCCCATGCGGCCGAGACCTCGGTGGAGCAACTGATCGAGCACCACCTTCCGTTACTGCTGCACGCGGCGGGGGAGATCAGCGCCGACTTCGCCCGGCGCGACGAACTGCCGCTGGCCACGGTGTCAAGGTCCTGA
- a CDS encoding FAD-binding oxidoreductase, whose translation MSGVAALAAELRTLLGPENVSEDAAALDRASVDGARLSPIILEQLPLGRAELVAWPTSADLIAATVAAAVRHQVPITPRGKGTGNYGQAIPMSGGLVLDTTRARAIVEFGDGYVVVEAGVPMAQIEHEANARGQQVLMYPSTANSSIGGFLSGGSGGTGSIRHGMLHQDFALALDVVHARPDATLVHVEGAEAEPYIHNYGTAGIIARAKIALEPLQPWKGLFASFATFEQALSVIRPFAQLEPTPRLVSADPATLAGALPADEGIPAGRASLRAILDAASLEAAIALVEQAGGRVELIREGTQAMLKMSRISYNHPIEWLQKSFPGKYFHVEVAGDALVDRIAEVEQVYPGGLLHIEAQKGRPIGMLTGIYSSAQEVYEGFDRLTELGVGFHNCHQWFVDYQPERTAELARTTDPLGLLNPGKLQQELTVRTGRQA comes from the coding sequence GTGAGCGGCGTCGCTGCCCTCGCAGCAGAACTTCGCACCCTGCTCGGGCCGGAGAACGTCAGTGAGGACGCCGCTGCCCTGGATCGCGCGTCGGTGGACGGCGCGCGGTTGTCGCCGATCATCCTCGAGCAGCTGCCCCTGGGCCGGGCCGAGCTCGTGGCCTGGCCCACCAGCGCCGACCTGATCGCCGCGACGGTCGCGGCGGCCGTGCGGCACCAGGTCCCGATCACCCCCCGCGGCAAGGGCACCGGCAACTACGGCCAGGCCATCCCGATGTCCGGTGGCCTGGTGCTGGACACCACCCGGGCCCGCGCGATCGTCGAGTTCGGTGACGGCTACGTGGTGGTCGAGGCCGGCGTGCCGATGGCCCAGATCGAGCACGAGGCCAACGCCCGCGGCCAGCAGGTGCTGATGTATCCCTCGACCGCGAACTCCAGCATCGGGGGCTTCCTGTCGGGCGGCTCCGGCGGCACCGGATCGATCCGGCACGGCATGCTGCACCAGGACTTCGCGCTCGCGCTCGACGTGGTGCACGCCCGCCCGGACGCGACCCTCGTGCACGTCGAGGGGGCCGAGGCCGAACCGTACATCCACAACTACGGCACGGCCGGGATCATCGCCCGGGCGAAGATCGCCCTGGAGCCGCTGCAGCCGTGGAAGGGGCTGTTCGCCAGCTTCGCCACCTTCGAGCAGGCCCTGAGCGTGATCCGGCCGTTCGCGCAGCTGGAGCCCACCCCGCGGCTGGTCTCGGCCGACCCGGCGACCCTCGCCGGGGCCCTGCCGGCCGACGAGGGGATCCCGGCCGGGCGGGCCAGCCTGCGGGCCATCCTCGACGCGGCCTCGCTGGAGGCCGCGATCGCGCTGGTCGAGCAGGCCGGGGGCCGGGTCGAGCTGATCCGCGAGGGCACGCAGGCCATGCTGAAGATGAGCCGGATCTCCTACAACCACCCCATCGAGTGGCTGCAGAAGTCGTTTCCGGGCAAGTACTTCCACGTCGAGGTGGCCGGCGACGCGCTGGTCGACCGGATCGCCGAGGTGGAGCAGGTCTACCCCGGCGGCCTGCTGCACATCGAGGCGCAGAAGGGCCGCCCGATCGGCATGCTGACCGGGATCTACTCCAGTGCCCAGGAGGTGTACGAGGGGTTCGACCGGCTGACCGAGCTCGGGGTGGGCTTCCACAACTGCCATCAGTGGTTCGTGGACTACCAGCCCGAGCGCACGGCGGAACTGGCCCGCACCACCGACCCGCTCGGACTGCTCAATCCGGGAAAGCTGCAGCAGGAGCTCACCGTGCGCACCGGGCGGCAGGCATGA
- a CDS encoding SDR family oxidoreductase, which produces MRVLVTGGTGHSGSYIVPELIAAGHEVTGLARSDTAAATLSAQGATVIRGDIEDLDGLKKAAADSDGVVHVAHRQDLLPSGGIHAVAAAELPIMLAYGEALAGTGKPLVAAGSIGSPGALGRPATEDDPALPSSDEYKGTLRARNVVESTVIRLADQGVRSSVVRIANIVHGPTDRAGFLPSLIALAREKGVAGYPGDGSNLWNAVHIRDAAAVFRRALESGPAGYYWHAVEDGGIPFREIAEAVGSRLGVPAVSIPVDELMLPGYFGFLANIVTKSYPASNRITRETLGWEPVQPRLLSDLDNGRYFPSR; this is translated from the coding sequence GTGCGCGTTCTCGTCACCGGAGGGACCGGCCACTCCGGTTCGTACATCGTCCCCGAGCTCATCGCCGCCGGGCACGAGGTCACCGGCCTGGCCCGGTCGGACACGGCCGCGGCGACACTGTCCGCGCAGGGCGCGACGGTCATCCGCGGTGACATCGAGGACCTCGACGGGCTCAAGAAGGCGGCCGCGGACTCCGACGGCGTGGTCCACGTCGCCCACCGGCAGGATCTGCTGCCCTCCGGCGGGATCCACGCCGTGGCGGCCGCGGAGCTCCCAATCATGCTCGCGTACGGCGAGGCGCTCGCGGGAACCGGCAAGCCGCTGGTCGCGGCCGGGAGCATCGGCTCGCCCGGGGCCCTGGGCCGGCCGGCCACCGAGGACGACCCGGCCCTGCCCAGCAGCGACGAGTACAAGGGCACCCTGCGGGCCCGCAACGTCGTGGAGTCCACCGTCATCCGCCTGGCCGATCAGGGCGTGCGGTCCTCGGTCGTGCGCATCGCCAACATCGTGCACGGCCCGACCGATCGCGCCGGGTTCCTGCCCTCGCTGATCGCGCTCGCGCGGGAGAAGGGCGTCGCCGGCTACCCCGGCGACGGCTCGAACCTGTGGAACGCCGTGCACATTCGCGACGCCGCCGCCGTGTTCCGCCGGGCGCTGGAGAGCGGACCGGCCGGCTACTACTGGCACGCGGTCGAGGACGGCGGCATCCCGTTCCGCGAGATCGCCGAGGCCGTCGGCAGCCGTCTGGGGGTGCCCGCGGTGAGCATTCCCGTGGACGAACTGATGCTGCCGGGGTACTTCGGTTTCCTCGCGAACATCGTCACGAAGAGCTACCCGGCCTCGAACCGCATCACCCGCGAGACCCTCGGCTGGGAACCGGTTCAGCCGCGCCTGCTCAGCGATCTCGACAACGGCCGCTACTTCCCCTCCCGCTGA
- a CDS encoding amidohydrolase family protein has protein sequence MLTITGATRILVDPATETTGDLSAVDGRITDQAVTGGETLDAAGAVVTPGLINAHHHLLQTAFRTLPGTRGVPMREWLGVMAAGYRAAGVTPELTGAAASVGVAEALLSGVTTIADHHLTWPDGCDDVGMAQATATAARTLGARLVFVRGSAGDDPQAAADSATRIVEALLPGTSTGIGDDGMLQLAVGPAGVHSDRRETFEAFAEVAARFGLRRRTQANEQVDVEIAAQRYGRRPLELLAEWGWLAPDVTVAHLCDVTPAEIARLAQAGVTATHAPGCDVPMGWGIAPVAALLEAGIPVGLGTSGGGSNDAGHLLADARLAMQVSALVGRQLSAREVLASTTHGSAAGLARPELGHLRPGAAADLCVWDVSGVADAGVADPVAGLLWARPGRRPRHVVVGGRVVVRDYRLVGTDESELVGRLGQALS, from the coding sequence GTGCTCACGATCACCGGCGCCACCCGCATCCTCGTCGACCCGGCCACCGAGACGACCGGAGACCTGTCCGCCGTCGACGGGCGGATCACCGATCAGGCCGTCACCGGTGGCGAGACCCTGGACGCGGCGGGTGCGGTGGTCACGCCCGGCCTGATCAATGCCCATCACCATCTGCTGCAGACCGCGTTCCGCACGCTGCCGGGCACCCGCGGGGTCCCGATGCGCGAATGGCTCGGCGTGATGGCGGCCGGGTACCGCGCGGCCGGGGTCACCCCGGAACTGACCGGGGCCGCCGCGTCCGTCGGGGTGGCCGAGGCGCTGCTGAGCGGCGTGACCACGATCGCCGACCATCACCTGACCTGGCCGGACGGGTGCGACGACGTCGGGATGGCACAGGCCACGGCCACTGCTGCCCGGACTCTCGGCGCGCGGCTGGTGTTCGTGCGGGGCAGCGCCGGCGACGACCCGCAAGCGGCCGCCGATTCCGCCACCCGCATCGTCGAGGCCCTGCTGCCCGGGACGAGCACCGGAATCGGCGACGACGGGATGCTCCAGCTGGCGGTCGGGCCGGCCGGGGTGCACAGCGACCGGCGGGAGACCTTCGAGGCGTTCGCCGAGGTGGCGGCCCGGTTCGGACTGCGCCGCCGGACCCAGGCCAACGAGCAGGTCGACGTCGAGATCGCGGCGCAGCGGTACGGTCGCCGTCCGCTGGAACTGCTGGCGGAGTGGGGGTGGCTGGCGCCGGACGTGACCGTGGCCCACCTGTGTGACGTCACCCCGGCCGAGATCGCGCGTCTGGCGCAGGCCGGCGTCACCGCCACGCACGCCCCTGGTTGTGACGTGCCGATGGGGTGGGGGATCGCCCCGGTCGCGGCGCTGCTGGAGGCCGGGATCCCGGTGGGTCTGGGCACGAGCGGCGGGGGCAGTAATGACGCCGGTCATCTGCTCGCGGACGCCCGCCTGGCGATGCAGGTCTCGGCCCTGGTGGGGCGGCAGCTGAGCGCCCGCGAGGTGCTGGCCTCCACCACGCACGGGTCGGCGGCCGGCCTGGCCCGCCCGGAGCTGGGGCACCTGCGGCCCGGTGCGGCGGCGGACCTGTGCGTCTGGGACGTGTCCGGGGTGGCGGACGCCGGGGTCGCCGACCCGGTGGCCGGGTTGTTGTGGGCCCGTCCGGGACGACGCCCGCGGCACGTGGTGGTCGGTGGACGTGTGGTGGTGCGGGACTACCGGCTCGTCGGTACCGACGAGAGCGAGCTGGTCGGGCGGCTGGGTCAGGCGCTCTCCTGA
- a CDS encoding NUDIX hydrolase, whose product MTYTDAEHLAWLATLPRKHMGAGVLITDPDGRVLLVEPTYRQGWLLPGGIVEAGESPRSAAARETHEELGLRLTPGRLLVVDWCAPRPDGGDNLNWVFAGTPVHGPDIVLQAEELQSWAWCDPSQVQRLASPRIAQEIVVALKALESGTTVYLEDGQEGQDGQESA is encoded by the coding sequence ATGACCTACACCGATGCCGAACACCTGGCCTGGCTGGCCACGCTCCCCCGCAAGCACATGGGCGCCGGGGTCCTGATCACCGATCCGGACGGACGGGTGCTCCTGGTCGAGCCCACGTACCGGCAGGGCTGGCTGCTGCCGGGCGGCATCGTCGAGGCCGGGGAGTCACCCCGGTCGGCCGCCGCCCGCGAGACCCATGAGGAACTCGGCCTGCGCCTGACCCCGGGGCGTCTGCTGGTCGTGGACTGGTGCGCACCCCGCCCCGACGGCGGCGACAACCTGAACTGGGTCTTCGCCGGAACCCCCGTGCACGGGCCGGACATCGTGCTCCAGGCCGAGGAACTGCAGTCCTGGGCCTGGTGCGATCCCTCGCAGGTGCAACGCCTGGCCTCCCCGCGCATCGCCCAGGAGATCGTGGTCGCGCTGAAAGCCCTGGAGTCCGGTACGACCGTGTACCTGGAAGACGGTCAGGAAGGTCAGGACGGTCAGGAGAGCGCCTGA
- a CDS encoding creatininase family protein, with translation MSGRYRLAELSGPAVATELTASSVIVLPTGAIEHHGAHLPLMTDALIAESVAEAAVVEGRSQGLDLWLLPTLTYTKSDEHAWAPGTMWLSAESLWSTLVDLGRSIATTPARTVVFVNGHGGNTALLGVALRELRRQFGLATFSMPAGVQRAGRGIEGEPDELGMGIHAGFGETSLVMHLRPDLVDLDLAERNVPEKMAALKYVGFNGYPVSFGWTSDDFGSGVIGDPTGSTAAVGAQLFGESVQRAVGALTEIAGFRP, from the coding sequence ATGAGCGGCCGCTACCGACTCGCGGAGCTCTCCGGGCCCGCGGTCGCGACCGAGCTGACCGCCTCGTCCGTCATCGTGCTGCCGACCGGGGCGATCGAGCACCACGGCGCCCACCTGCCCCTGATGACCGATGCCCTCATCGCCGAGAGCGTGGCGGAGGCGGCCGTGGTGGAAGGGCGCTCGCAGGGGCTGGACCTGTGGCTGCTGCCGACGCTCACCTACACCAAGTCGGACGAGCACGCCTGGGCCCCCGGCACGATGTGGCTGTCGGCGGAGTCACTGTGGTCGACGCTGGTGGACCTGGGCCGGTCGATCGCCACGACACCGGCGCGCACGGTCGTGTTCGTCAACGGTCACGGCGGGAACACCGCCTTGCTCGGGGTGGCGCTGCGGGAGCTGCGCCGTCAGTTCGGCCTGGCCACGTTCAGCATGCCGGCCGGGGTGCAGCGGGCCGGGCGGGGCATCGAGGGTGAGCCCGACGAGCTGGGCATGGGCATCCACGCCGGGTTCGGCGAGACCTCGCTGGTGATGCACCTGCGCCCGGACCTGGTCGACCTGGATCTGGCCGAGCGCAACGTGCCGGAGAAGATGGCCGCCCTGAAGTACGTCGGGTTCAACGGGTACCCGGTCAGTTTCGGCTGGACCAGCGACGACTTCGGTTCGGGCGTGATCGGTGACCCGACGGGATCGACCGCGGCGGTCGGGGCGCAGCTGTTCGGGGAATCGGTCCAGCGGGCCGTGGGGGCGCTGACCGAGATCGCCGGCTTCCGGCCGTGA
- a CDS encoding pyridoxamine 5'-phosphate oxidase family protein — MSIEGEAWELLSSWLPVNGDPQRPRMQLATVTGQGVPDVRTVLLSEFSPEGFWFHTDSRSRKVADLAASPQVALLLLWPDFSRQLSVQGVASLASADEIAAAFAARTPFLQQVAWQNTDDLARLPDDERRARWAAHVATDEPPVTWTGYLVRPTRLTFWRTHEGTASRRTEFTRSSSGWSRQYLAG, encoded by the coding sequence GTGAGCATCGAGGGTGAGGCCTGGGAGCTGCTGTCGAGCTGGCTGCCGGTCAACGGTGACCCGCAGCGCCCGCGGATGCAGCTGGCGACCGTGACCGGGCAGGGGGTGCCCGACGTCCGTACCGTTCTGCTGAGTGAGTTCTCACCCGAGGGCTTCTGGTTCCACACCGACAGTCGTTCGCGCAAGGTCGCCGACCTGGCGGCCTCGCCCCAGGTGGCCCTGTTGCTGTTGTGGCCGGACTTCTCCCGTCAACTCAGCGTGCAGGGCGTGGCGTCCCTGGCATCGGCGGACGAGATCGCGGCCGCCTTCGCCGCCCGCACCCCGTTCCTGCAGCAGGTGGCCTGGCAGAACACGGACGACCTGGCCCGGCTGCCCGACGACGAGCGGCGGGCCCGGTGGGCGGCCCACGTGGCCACCGACGAGCCGCCGGTCACCTGGACCGGCTACCTCGTGCGCCCGACCCGGCTGACGTTCTGGCGGACCCATGAGGGCACGGCCAGCCGCCGGACGGAATTCACCCGCTCGTCCTCGGGGTGGTCCCGGCAGTACCTGGCCGGATAG
- a CDS encoding amidohydrolase family protein: protein MPAHQPLPQSLRRLIGATLPDGRVVDVEMEDDVVTAVVPATPGAVAADGELDLTGYLLLTAPAEPHAHLDKALSWDEISPPMGDLGLAIDSWRAHSRGMTTEGIAARATAALRMMLQAGTTAVRTHVDLLSGPQPLRGVQALTGLREEVRHLIDLQIVALAAPDTPDATVHAALDLGVDLIGGAPHLAPDPVRDLDRLLTIAQERGVGADIHTDESLHGEPTLTHYAQTVRDWPADRVRSAGHCVRQGTQSAADLVPVIEAVLAAGIGVISLPITNLYLQGWEHPASTPRGLTALRAFLDAGVPVAGGADNLRDPFNPVGRGDALETASLLVTAGHLTLDEAYQAVCSSARSVLGLPPAGAEPGHIADFLAVQGASLGEVIAAAPAQRRVIHRGALVARSSVVHDSAF from the coding sequence GTGCCGGCCCATCAGCCCCTTCCGCAGAGCCTCCGTCGGCTGATCGGCGCCACCCTGCCCGACGGGCGGGTCGTCGATGTCGAGATGGAGGACGACGTGGTCACCGCGGTCGTTCCGGCCACCCCCGGTGCGGTGGCGGCCGACGGCGAGCTCGACCTGACCGGCTACCTGTTGCTGACGGCCCCGGCCGAGCCGCACGCGCATCTGGACAAGGCGCTGTCGTGGGACGAGATCTCGCCGCCGATGGGTGATCTCGGCCTGGCCATCGACTCCTGGCGGGCCCACAGCCGGGGTATGACGACCGAGGGCATCGCCGCCCGGGCCACCGCGGCGCTGCGGATGATGCTGCAGGCCGGCACCACGGCCGTGCGCACGCACGTCGACCTGCTGTCCGGGCCTCAGCCGCTGCGGGGCGTGCAGGCCCTGACCGGTCTGCGCGAGGAGGTCCGGCACCTGATCGACCTCCAGATCGTGGCCCTGGCTGCCCCCGACACCCCGGACGCGACCGTCCACGCGGCCCTCGACCTGGGCGTCGACCTGATCGGTGGCGCCCCGCACCTGGCCCCCGACCCGGTGCGCGACCTGGACCGGCTGCTGACGATCGCGCAGGAGCGTGGCGTCGGGGCCGACATCCATACCGACGAGAGCCTGCACGGCGAGCCGACTCTCACCCACTACGCGCAGACGGTGCGGGACTGGCCGGCCGACCGGGTCCGCTCCGCCGGGCACTGTGTGCGGCAGGGCACCCAGAGCGCGGCCGACCTGGTCCCGGTGATCGAGGCCGTGCTCGCGGCCGGCATCGGTGTGATCAGCCTGCCGATCACCAACCTCTATCTCCAGGGCTGGGAGCACCCGGCGAGCACCCCGCGGGGCCTGACCGCCCTGCGCGCCTTCCTCGACGCCGGTGTCCCGGTCGCGGGTGGCGCCGACAACCTGCGTGACCCGTTCAACCCGGTCGGGCGCGGCGACGCCCTGGAGACCGCGTCGCTGCTGGTCACCGCCGGGCACCTGACCCTCGACGAGGCCTACCAGGCGGTCTGCTCCAGTGCCCGCTCGGTGCTGGGTCTGCCCCCGGCCGGGGCCGAGCCCGGCCACATCGCCGACTTCCTGGCGGTGCAGGGCGCCAGCCTGGGCGAGGTGATCGCCGCGGCCCCGGCGCAGCGCCGGGTGATCCACCGCGGCGCGCTCGTCGCCCGTTCGTCCGTCGTCCACGATTCCGCATTCTGA
- a CDS encoding ABC transporter ATP-binding protein, giving the protein MTVDTSTLLDFRDVSMRFGETEALTGVDLSVRRGEFVSVVGPSGCGKSTLLRIASGLEQVSGGTASVTSQRIGYVFQDATLLAWRSVRSNVELLAELHHVPKAERAARATAAIDLVGLNGFEKHLPRQLSGGMRMRTSLARSLTLDPELFLFDEPFGALDEITRERLNDELLKLFVQQNFAGLFITHSVAEAVYLSTRVLVMSGRPGRIVGSFDVPFDMPRDPDIRFTPEFAALVGQISHALREGHR; this is encoded by the coding sequence ATGACCGTGGATACTTCCACCCTCCTCGACTTCCGGGACGTGTCCATGCGTTTCGGTGAGACCGAGGCACTCACCGGCGTCGACCTGAGCGTCCGGCGGGGCGAGTTCGTCTCCGTGGTCGGGCCCTCCGGCTGCGGCAAGTCCACCCTGCTGCGTATCGCCTCGGGCCTGGAACAGGTCTCGGGCGGCACCGCGTCCGTGACCTCGCAACGCATCGGGTACGTCTTCCAGGACGCCACCCTGCTGGCCTGGCGATCGGTGCGGAGCAACGTCGAGCTGCTGGCCGAACTGCACCACGTGCCGAAGGCCGAGCGGGCGGCCCGGGCCACCGCCGCGATCGACCTGGTGGGCCTGAACGGGTTCGAGAAACACCTGCCCCGGCAGTTGTCCGGCGGTATGAGGATGCGGACCTCCCTGGCCCGTTCCCTCACCCTCGACCCCGAGCTGTTCCTGTTCGACGAGCCGTTCGGGGCCCTGGACGAGATCACCCGCGAGCGCCTGAACGACGAGCTGCTCAAGCTTTTCGTGCAGCAGAACTTCGCTGGGCTGTTCATCACCCACTCGGTGGCCGAGGCCGTGTACCTGTCCACCCGGGTGCTGGTGATGTCGGGGCGCCCGGGCCGGATCGTGGGCTCCTTCGACGTGCCGTTCGACATGCCCCGGGATCCCGACATCCGGTTCACCCCCGAGTTCGCCGCCCTGGTGGGCCAGATCTCCCACGCCCTGCGGGAAGGACACCGATGA